In one window of Pseudochaenichthys georgianus chromosome 5, fPseGeo1.2, whole genome shotgun sequence DNA:
- the LOC117446652 gene encoding natural resistance-associated macrophage protein 2-like isoform X3: MKEGNNERSKLKDSPQENGAETNQYSSVSPPSSPVAQDEPFSTYFEDKVAIPDNVSQMFSFRKLWAFTGPGFLMSIAYLDPGNIESDLQSGAKAGYKLLWILLGATIIGLLLQRLAARLGVVTGMHLAEVCNRQYSTVPRVMLWVMVELAIIGSDMQEVIGCAIALNLLSVGRIPLWAGVLITITDTFVFLFLDKYGLRKLEAFFGFLITVMALSFGYEYVVAAPDQTELLKGMFIPYCAGCGSVQLEQAVGIVGAVIMPHNIYLHSALVKSRDIDRKNKNEVKEANKYYFIEATIALFISFLINVFVVAVFAEAFYGKTNNDMNQKCNETGLLPNDFFPRNNETLQVDIYKGGIVLGCIFGPAALYIWAIGILAAGQSSTMTGTYSGQFVMEGFLNLRWSRFARVLLTRSIAITPTLLVAIFQDVKHLTGMNDFLNVLQSMQLPFALIPILTFTSMKSIMNDFANGMVWKISGGIVILVVCAINMYFVVVYVTALHSVLLYVLAALLSFAYLCFVGYLAWHCLVALGVSCLDFGSRVSNPPAMLIEEHSEYDS, translated from the exons ATGAAGGAAGGAAATAATGAAAGGTCCAAACTCA AGGACTCCCCTCAGGAGAATGGAGCTGAGACAAACCAGTACAGCTCCGTCTCTCCTCCTTCCTCACCTGTAGCCCAGGATGAACCCTTCTCCACATACTTTGAGGACAAGGTGGCCATTCCTGACAATGTCAGCCAG ATGTTCAGCTTCCGTAAACTCTGGGCCTTCACTGGACCGGGGTTTTTGATGAGCATTGCTTACTTGGATCCAGGGAACATCGAGTCCGACCTGCAGTCCGGAGCTAAAGCCGGCTATAAG CTCCTGTGGATCCTCCTCGGAGCCACCATCATCGGGCTGCTGCTGCAGAGGCTGGCTGCGCGCCTCGGGGTCGTCACAGGCATGCACCTGGCTGAAGTCTGCAACCGCCAGTATTCCACA GTTCCTCGGGTCATGCTTTGGGTGATGGTGGAGCTGGCGATTATTGGCTCGGACATGCAGGAGGTCATTGGCTGTGCCATCGCTCTCAACCTTCTCTCAGTGGGCAG GATACCACTGTGGGCAGGAGTCCTCATCACCATCACAGACACATTTGTGTTCCTCTTTCTAGACAAATACG GCTTGAGGAAACTTGAAGCCTTCTTTGGATTCCTCATCACCGTAATGGCTCTGAGCTTTGGTTATGAG TATGTGGTGGCAGCACCAGACCAAACGGAGCTTCTGAAGGGGATGTTCATCCCTTACTGCGCCGGCTGCGGGTCTGTGCAGCTGGAGCAGGCCGTGGGAATTGTAGGCGCCGTCATCATGCCCCACAACATCTACCTGCACTCAGCACTGGTCAAG TCTCGGGATATTGATCGGAAAAATAAGAATGAAGTAAAGGAAGCCAACAAGTACTACTTCATCGAGGCAACCATCGCTCTGTTCATCTCCTTCCTGATCAACGTCTTTGTCGTAGCGGTCTTTGCCGAGGCCTTCTACGGCAAAACCAATAATGACATG AATCAAAAGTGCAATGAAACCGGCCTCCTGCCAAACGATTTCTTCCCTCGTAACAACGAGACACTGCAGGTGGACATCTACAAAGGG GGAATTGTGCTGGGCTGTATCTTTGGACCTGCAGCCCTCTACATCTGGGCCATAGGAATCCTGGCAGCTGGACAGAGCTCCACCATGACAGGCACTTACTCTGGGCAGTTTGTCATGGAG GGATTCCTGAACCTTCGTTGGTCCCGTTTTGCGCGGGTTCTGCTGACCCGCTCCATCGCCATCACTCCTACACTGCTGGTCGCCATTTTTCAGGATGTTAAGCATCTGACGGGGATGAACGACTTCCTGAACGTTCTTCAAAGCATGCAG CTTCCTTTTGCTTTGATCCCAATTCTGACCTTCACCAGTATGAAATCCATTATGAACGACTTTGCAAACGGAAT GGTGTGGAAGATTTCAGGAGGCATCGTCATCCTGGTGGTTTGTGCCATCAACATGTACTTTGTGGTGGTGTACGTCACGGCGCTGCACAGTGTGCTGCTCTATGTCCTCGCTGCTCTGCTCTCCTTTGCCTATCTGTGCTTTGTGGGCTACCTG GCCTGGCACTGCTTGGTTGCCCTGGGGGTTTCCTGCCTGGACTTTGGCAGCAGGGTAAGCAATCCACCTGCCATGTTGATAGAGGAGCACTCTGAATACGACTCGTAG
- the LOC117446652 gene encoding natural resistance-associated macrophage protein 2-like isoform X2 yields the protein MKEGNNERSKLKDSPQENGAETNQYSSVSPPSSPVAQDEPFSTYFEDKVAIPDNVSQMFSFRKLWAFTGPGFLMSIAYLDPGNIESDLQSGAKAGYKLLWILLGATIIGLLLQRLAARLGVVTGMHLAEVCNRQYSTVPRVMLWVMVELAIIGSDMQEVIGCAIALNLLSVGRIPLWAGVLITITDTFVFLFLDKYGLRKLEAFFGFLITVMALSFGYEYVVAAPDQTELLKGMFIPYCAGCGSVQLEQAVGIVGAVIMPHNIYLHSALVKSRDIDRKNKNEVKEANKYYFIEATIALFISFLINVFVVAVFAEAFYGKTNNDMNQKCNETGLLPNDFFPRNNETLQVDIYKGGIVLGCIFGPAALYIWAIGILAAGQSSTMTGTYSGQFVMEGFLNLRWSRFARVLLTRSIAITPTLLVAIFQDVKHLTGMNDFLNVLQSMQLPFALIPILTFTSMKSIMNDFANGMVWKISGGIVILVVCAINMYFVVVYVTALHSVLLYVLAALLSFAYLCFVGYLAWHCLVALGVSCLDFGSRMQLSRHTDIYLLTDMDTDTG from the exons ATGAAGGAAGGAAATAATGAAAGGTCCAAACTCA AGGACTCCCCTCAGGAGAATGGAGCTGAGACAAACCAGTACAGCTCCGTCTCTCCTCCTTCCTCACCTGTAGCCCAGGATGAACCCTTCTCCACATACTTTGAGGACAAGGTGGCCATTCCTGACAATGTCAGCCAG ATGTTCAGCTTCCGTAAACTCTGGGCCTTCACTGGACCGGGGTTTTTGATGAGCATTGCTTACTTGGATCCAGGGAACATCGAGTCCGACCTGCAGTCCGGAGCTAAAGCCGGCTATAAG CTCCTGTGGATCCTCCTCGGAGCCACCATCATCGGGCTGCTGCTGCAGAGGCTGGCTGCGCGCCTCGGGGTCGTCACAGGCATGCACCTGGCTGAAGTCTGCAACCGCCAGTATTCCACA GTTCCTCGGGTCATGCTTTGGGTGATGGTGGAGCTGGCGATTATTGGCTCGGACATGCAGGAGGTCATTGGCTGTGCCATCGCTCTCAACCTTCTCTCAGTGGGCAG GATACCACTGTGGGCAGGAGTCCTCATCACCATCACAGACACATTTGTGTTCCTCTTTCTAGACAAATACG GCTTGAGGAAACTTGAAGCCTTCTTTGGATTCCTCATCACCGTAATGGCTCTGAGCTTTGGTTATGAG TATGTGGTGGCAGCACCAGACCAAACGGAGCTTCTGAAGGGGATGTTCATCCCTTACTGCGCCGGCTGCGGGTCTGTGCAGCTGGAGCAGGCCGTGGGAATTGTAGGCGCCGTCATCATGCCCCACAACATCTACCTGCACTCAGCACTGGTCAAG TCTCGGGATATTGATCGGAAAAATAAGAATGAAGTAAAGGAAGCCAACAAGTACTACTTCATCGAGGCAACCATCGCTCTGTTCATCTCCTTCCTGATCAACGTCTTTGTCGTAGCGGTCTTTGCCGAGGCCTTCTACGGCAAAACCAATAATGACATG AATCAAAAGTGCAATGAAACCGGCCTCCTGCCAAACGATTTCTTCCCTCGTAACAACGAGACACTGCAGGTGGACATCTACAAAGGG GGAATTGTGCTGGGCTGTATCTTTGGACCTGCAGCCCTCTACATCTGGGCCATAGGAATCCTGGCAGCTGGACAGAGCTCCACCATGACAGGCACTTACTCTGGGCAGTTTGTCATGGAG GGATTCCTGAACCTTCGTTGGTCCCGTTTTGCGCGGGTTCTGCTGACCCGCTCCATCGCCATCACTCCTACACTGCTGGTCGCCATTTTTCAGGATGTTAAGCATCTGACGGGGATGAACGACTTCCTGAACGTTCTTCAAAGCATGCAG CTTCCTTTTGCTTTGATCCCAATTCTGACCTTCACCAGTATGAAATCCATTATGAACGACTTTGCAAACGGAAT GGTGTGGAAGATTTCAGGAGGCATCGTCATCCTGGTGGTTTGTGCCATCAACATGTACTTTGTGGTGGTGTACGTCACGGCGCTGCACAGTGTGCTGCTCTATGTCCTCGCTGCTCTGCTCTCCTTTGCCTATCTGTGCTTTGTGGGCTACCTG GCCTGGCACTGCTTGGTTGCCCTGGGGGTTTCCTGCCTGGACTTTGGCAGCAGG ATGCAACTGTCCCGGCACACTGACATTTACCTACTGACTGACATGGACACTGACACTGGTtga
- the LOC117446652 gene encoding natural resistance-associated macrophage protein 2-like isoform X1, producing MKAEQDEDLLEEDSPQENGAETNQYSSVSPPSSPVAQDEPFSTYFEDKVAIPDNVSQMFSFRKLWAFTGPGFLMSIAYLDPGNIESDLQSGAKAGYKLLWILLGATIIGLLLQRLAARLGVVTGMHLAEVCNRQYSTVPRVMLWVMVELAIIGSDMQEVIGCAIALNLLSVGRIPLWAGVLITITDTFVFLFLDKYGLRKLEAFFGFLITVMALSFGYEYVVAAPDQTELLKGMFIPYCAGCGSVQLEQAVGIVGAVIMPHNIYLHSALVKSRDIDRKNKNEVKEANKYYFIEATIALFISFLINVFVVAVFAEAFYGKTNNDMNQKCNETGLLPNDFFPRNNETLQVDIYKGGIVLGCIFGPAALYIWAIGILAAGQSSTMTGTYSGQFVMEGFLNLRWSRFARVLLTRSIAITPTLLVAIFQDVKHLTGMNDFLNVLQSMQLPFALIPILTFTSMKSIMNDFANGMVWKISGGIVILVVCAINMYFVVVYVTALHSVLLYVLAALLSFAYLCFVGYLAWHCLVALGVSCLDFGSRMQLSRHTDIYLLTDMDTDTG from the exons ATGAAGGCCGAGCAAGACGAAGACCTCCTGGAAG AGGACTCCCCTCAGGAGAATGGAGCTGAGACAAACCAGTACAGCTCCGTCTCTCCTCCTTCCTCACCTGTAGCCCAGGATGAACCCTTCTCCACATACTTTGAGGACAAGGTGGCCATTCCTGACAATGTCAGCCAG ATGTTCAGCTTCCGTAAACTCTGGGCCTTCACTGGACCGGGGTTTTTGATGAGCATTGCTTACTTGGATCCAGGGAACATCGAGTCCGACCTGCAGTCCGGAGCTAAAGCCGGCTATAAG CTCCTGTGGATCCTCCTCGGAGCCACCATCATCGGGCTGCTGCTGCAGAGGCTGGCTGCGCGCCTCGGGGTCGTCACAGGCATGCACCTGGCTGAAGTCTGCAACCGCCAGTATTCCACA GTTCCTCGGGTCATGCTTTGGGTGATGGTGGAGCTGGCGATTATTGGCTCGGACATGCAGGAGGTCATTGGCTGTGCCATCGCTCTCAACCTTCTCTCAGTGGGCAG GATACCACTGTGGGCAGGAGTCCTCATCACCATCACAGACACATTTGTGTTCCTCTTTCTAGACAAATACG GCTTGAGGAAACTTGAAGCCTTCTTTGGATTCCTCATCACCGTAATGGCTCTGAGCTTTGGTTATGAG TATGTGGTGGCAGCACCAGACCAAACGGAGCTTCTGAAGGGGATGTTCATCCCTTACTGCGCCGGCTGCGGGTCTGTGCAGCTGGAGCAGGCCGTGGGAATTGTAGGCGCCGTCATCATGCCCCACAACATCTACCTGCACTCAGCACTGGTCAAG TCTCGGGATATTGATCGGAAAAATAAGAATGAAGTAAAGGAAGCCAACAAGTACTACTTCATCGAGGCAACCATCGCTCTGTTCATCTCCTTCCTGATCAACGTCTTTGTCGTAGCGGTCTTTGCCGAGGCCTTCTACGGCAAAACCAATAATGACATG AATCAAAAGTGCAATGAAACCGGCCTCCTGCCAAACGATTTCTTCCCTCGTAACAACGAGACACTGCAGGTGGACATCTACAAAGGG GGAATTGTGCTGGGCTGTATCTTTGGACCTGCAGCCCTCTACATCTGGGCCATAGGAATCCTGGCAGCTGGACAGAGCTCCACCATGACAGGCACTTACTCTGGGCAGTTTGTCATGGAG GGATTCCTGAACCTTCGTTGGTCCCGTTTTGCGCGGGTTCTGCTGACCCGCTCCATCGCCATCACTCCTACACTGCTGGTCGCCATTTTTCAGGATGTTAAGCATCTGACGGGGATGAACGACTTCCTGAACGTTCTTCAAAGCATGCAG CTTCCTTTTGCTTTGATCCCAATTCTGACCTTCACCAGTATGAAATCCATTATGAACGACTTTGCAAACGGAAT GGTGTGGAAGATTTCAGGAGGCATCGTCATCCTGGTGGTTTGTGCCATCAACATGTACTTTGTGGTGGTGTACGTCACGGCGCTGCACAGTGTGCTGCTCTATGTCCTCGCTGCTCTGCTCTCCTTTGCCTATCTGTGCTTTGTGGGCTACCTG GCCTGGCACTGCTTGGTTGCCCTGGGGGTTTCCTGCCTGGACTTTGGCAGCAGG ATGCAACTGTCCCGGCACACTGACATTTACCTACTGACTGACATGGACACTGACACTGGTtga